The DNA region AAACATTTTCAGCTATTAGAATACATTTGTGGCAAACGGCTTTATCTGGTATGAAATCCGGCAAAACGCTCATCAATGGATATTTTGACGGCAAATAAACCGAATCAAATAATTCGCAATCCTCTTTGGAAATATCAATTCTTATATTATGTTGATTGAGTAAGCCAACAATTTCAGAAATGCTATGACTTTTTAAAACTTTAATCGAATGCTCAACCAGCAATGATTTTAAGGCCTTTTCAATAGACTGCTGAACATTTTGCAAACACGGATTATATAAATTACTCTCAAACAACACCTGCGAAGATTTTAAATTTTCCTCTGCATACTCAAGCCATCTTCTGGTCTCATCTTTCATAGACAACCCTGCCCATTGCAATCTCATCCATAAAAAAACCTTCTCTTGCGTCCGGTCTTAAGGGGAAAATATCGAGAGCAATTTTTTCCGAAACCGGCCGTGTCTTTTTCCTGTACTTCATCGCTAACGACAAATACTTTTCATTGCTGTCCTGAAACACAGCCACATCAATATCGTTAGGGTTTGGTGAAGTCAGAAAAGAGCCAAAAATCACGATTCGGCGAACTTCCGGTTCATCATTCAGAAAATTTACTATGTTGTTTATTATATTTTCTTTGTCTATTTGTGTCATAACTCCACCATTCTACTAAAATAAACTCACAAAGAAAAGGCTTTTTTACGCGCAATAAATCTGGCTGTTATTTCTGCTGCTGCAAGGTTTTTATTAACATCTCTAAATCCATACTCTTTTCCGCTTTTCCTTCAAAATCAAACGCTTCGTAATGCTTGTTATCCGAAGTTATAACGGCCTGGCCTCGCTGGATGGTAAAATCAGGAGCGAGCCAGCCGGTGATGTATAAATCGCCGTTGACTTTCCTGACTTTGCCGCCATCGGCATTGTTATACTCAACCAGCATATACAATCCATACGCCAGAAAATAGATTTCGTCTGTCTTGTGCGGCGACTTAACATTAATCCTGTCGGGATACGGCACGAAATTGCCCCTGATTTTGCCAAGAGCAATTTGATATTCCTTCGCCTTGTTCGGGCCGACAGAATATTCGCCTGCCCAGTTGCCTTGGACTGTATAGTTCGGGTCAAAAACTAAAGTAAGAAAGCCCCTTTCATCATTGCCCCTGTGCAGGTTGGCTTTCAAACCTATTTTTTCTGTAATTTTAGGGTGAATAGGGAAAGGCTTGCCGAGCTTATTGCGAACCGTAATTTTATACAGATTGCTCCATTGCTTCCACGGCGGATTTTTCATTTTTTGGCCGGTATTTATTTCAATGCCGGGGCCAAGAAACGACCTGTAATAAAACCACACACCAATCAACACACAAATAAAAAGCCCCAGAATCATTGCATAACCAGAACGGCTGCGCTTATAAAATTGCGAGCGAATCCCTTTCATTTTTTTCTCCTTGTGCAAATTATTTGTTAGAAAGAATATACTCCGACTTTTGACAATCTTTTGCAATTTGCTCTTTGAGTTTCTCTTCCGATTCGAAACGAATCTGCGTGCGAATAAAATCCACAAAATCCATCGCAAGATATTTTCCATATAAATCTTCCGGCTTCTTATCAAGCAGATGTGCTTCGATAAGCAGAGGGTGGTTGGATACGAAAGTTTTTGCCCTGCCAATACTGAAAACGGCGGGCGATTTCTGATTCTTAATCGCAAGTTCATCAACGCTATCTGCTAACGATACGAATCCCGCGTAAACGCCTTCAGCGGGTATAATCTGGTCGTGCGGGTCGATGTTCGCGGTCGGATATCCCAATTCAGTGCCCTTTCCCCTGCCCTTGACAATGCTTCCCATAAGGCGGTAAGGCCTGCCAAGTGCGCGGGCGGCATCGGCAACATCGCCGCGGTGCAGCAAATGGCGAATCATCGTGCTGGAAACTCGCATCGATGCGTTTCCGACCAGTAACTGCTGCGGCTCAATTATGGTAACATTAAAATTATGCTGTTTCGCCAGATGCTCAAGAGTCCGCACGTTGCCGCTGCGGCCGTAACCAAAATGGAAATCATCGCCTTCGATTATCGCTTTGGGGGCAATTTCCTTCATCAGAAATTTCACAACAAAATCGTCCGGCGAAAGCGAGAGCATCTGATAATTGTCTTTCATAACAATCATATAATCTATGCCGGCCTGTTCGAGCAGAGCGGCTTTCAAACGCAAAGGCGTAAGAACTTTTGGCATTCTGTCTGGGTGCAAAATCGCGGCCGGGTGAGGGTCGAACGTCATTACCGCAACGGGACAGCCGCCGAAATTGCCGGATAACTGCTTTGCGGAACGAATTATTTCACGATGACCGAGATGGACGCCATCAAAGTTGCCGATTGTCAGGCAGCAATGACGAAGGCCATTGTCAATCCCTTCAAGTTTATCTATCGTAATCATATCAAAATCCTTTCAAACTATTTTACGATTAAAGAATGTTTTGGGCAAGTATTTTAAAGGAGATATATTTTTGACTTTTTAGGGCATTAGTGTACAATCAGGC from Planctomycetaceae bacterium includes:
- a CDS encoding HEPN domain-containing protein, with amino-acid sequence MKDETRRWLEYAEENLKSSQVLFESNLYNPCLQNVQQSIEKALKSLLVEHSIKVLKSHSISEIVGLLNQHNIRIDISKEDCELFDSVYLPSKYPLMSVLPDFIPDKAVCHKCILIAENVFKSVQKLL
- a CDS encoding nucleotidyltransferase domain-containing protein, translating into MTQIDKENIINNIVNFLNDEPEVRRIVIFGSFLTSPNPNDIDVAVFQDSNEKYLSLAMKYRKKTRPVSEKIALDIFPLRPDAREGFFMDEIAMGRVVYER
- a CDS encoding bifunctional riboflavin kinase/FAD synthetase, with protein sequence MITIDKLEGIDNGLRHCCLTIGNFDGVHLGHREIIRSAKQLSGNFGGCPVAVMTFDPHPAAILHPDRMPKVLTPLRLKAALLEQAGIDYMIVMKDNYQMLSLSPDDFVVKFLMKEIAPKAIIEGDDFHFGYGRSGNVRTLEHLAKQHNFNVTIIEPQQLLVGNASMRVSSTMIRHLLHRGDVADAARALGRPYRLMGSIVKGRGKGTELGYPTANIDPHDQIIPAEGVYAGFVSLADSVDELAIKNQKSPAVFSIGRAKTFVSNHPLLIEAHLLDKKPEDLYGKYLAMDFVDFIRTQIRFESEEKLKEQIAKDCQKSEYILSNK